A window of the Lysinibacillus irui genome harbors these coding sequences:
- the hisG gene encoding ATP phosphoribosyltransferase: MNELTIAMPKGRIFEEAYRMLLEAGFNLPAEVEMSRKLMIEIPEEKIRFILSKPMDVPVYVEHGVADIGIAGKDVLLEQQREVHELLDLKISNCYIASAGLPNTSMNEIAPRIATKYPNIAMKYYKGIGEQVEIIELNGSIELAPMIGLADRIVDIVSTGRTLKENGLVEYEFITAVSSRLIANPVSYRMKGERIMDLVKRLKKCVNEHKNNQI; this comes from the coding sequence GTGAATGAATTAACGATTGCAATGCCAAAAGGGCGAATCTTTGAAGAGGCGTATCGAATGCTATTAGAGGCAGGCTTTAATTTACCAGCAGAAGTAGAAATGTCACGTAAATTAATGATTGAAATACCAGAGGAAAAAATTCGCTTTATTTTATCAAAGCCAATGGACGTTCCTGTCTATGTTGAACATGGTGTTGCTGATATTGGGATTGCTGGAAAGGATGTTTTGTTAGAACAGCAGCGTGAGGTTCATGAATTACTCGATTTAAAAATTAGTAATTGCTATATCGCATCTGCAGGTTTACCAAATACATCAATGAATGAAATTGCACCTCGAATTGCTACGAAATATCCGAATATCGCTATGAAATATTATAAGGGAATTGGAGAGCAAGTAGAAATTATCGAACTTAATGGATCTATTGAATTAGCACCGATGATTGGTTTAGCGGATCGTATTGTCGATATTGTTTCTACTGGCCGTACACTAAAAGAAAATGGTTTAGTAGAGTACGAATTTATTACTGCCGTTTCTTCACGATTAATAGCAAACCCTGTAAGTTATCGTATGAAGGGTGAGCGTATTATGGATCTTGTCAAGCGATTGAAAAAATGTGTGAATGAGCACAAAAATAATCAAATTTAG
- the hisD gene encoding histidinol dehydrogenase — protein MKITKLAKGISLKRPLEGGNEEQLNVVRQVLSEVKKQGDAALRFYTEKWDGYAPESLRVTEKEIAEAVNALDQQLYSDLAEAAENIRLYHEQQIRTGYHMELGDGSWLGQRVTALDAVGLYVPGGTAAYPSSVLMNVIPAQVAGVQRIVITSPANQSGKLPAGVLVAAHLLGINEIYKVGGAQAIAALAYGTETIAPVDKITGPGNIFVALAKREVFGEVAIDMIAGPSEIAVLADDTAYADEIAADLLSQAEHDVLACAILVTTSEQLAKKVAEEVDKQLKTLPRQEVARASIEKFGAIYVADTLADAVEAINTLAPEHLEILTENAEVIAEQVRHAGGIFIGRYSSEPVGDYFAGTNHVLPTNSTARFASGLSVDDFVKKSSIVYYSGKTWEENAPKIARLARMEGLEGHARAVESRGWEKE, from the coding sequence ATGAAAATAACAAAGCTTGCAAAAGGTATTTCTTTAAAAAGGCCACTTGAAGGAGGAAATGAGGAACAGCTAAATGTTGTGAGACAAGTCTTATCTGAGGTGAAGAAACAGGGAGATGCAGCGTTACGATTCTATACTGAAAAATGGGATGGCTATGCTCCTGAAAGCTTGCGTGTTACAGAGAAGGAAATTGCAGAAGCCGTAAATGCTCTTGATCAACAACTGTATAGCGATTTAGCAGAGGCTGCTGAAAATATTCGATTATACCATGAACAACAAATACGTACAGGCTACCATATGGAGTTGGGAGATGGTTCTTGGTTAGGACAACGAGTGACTGCTTTGGATGCAGTAGGGTTGTATGTTCCAGGTGGTACTGCAGCATATCCATCATCGGTATTAATGAATGTGATTCCGGCTCAGGTTGCAGGCGTGCAGCGTATTGTCATTACTTCTCCTGCTAATCAGAGCGGAAAATTACCAGCAGGTGTACTTGTAGCAGCTCATCTTTTAGGCATAAATGAAATCTATAAAGTTGGTGGAGCACAAGCGATTGCTGCACTTGCATACGGTACAGAAACAATTGCTCCAGTCGATAAAATTACAGGCCCTGGCAATATTTTCGTGGCTCTGGCCAAACGGGAGGTGTTTGGTGAAGTAGCGATTGATATGATTGCGGGACCTAGTGAAATTGCGGTGTTGGCTGACGACACAGCCTACGCTGATGAAATTGCTGCGGATCTTTTATCACAGGCAGAGCATGATGTATTAGCTTGTGCCATCCTCGTAACGACTTCGGAACAACTAGCGAAAAAGGTTGCTGAGGAAGTAGACAAGCAATTGAAGACTTTACCACGTCAAGAAGTGGCACGGGCTTCCATAGAAAAATTCGGAGCAATTTATGTTGCTGACACTTTAGCAGATGCAGTGGAAGCGATTAACACGTTAGCACCTGAGCATTTAGAAATTCTTACAGAAAATGCAGAAGTTATTGCTGAGCAAGTAAGACATGCGGGTGGTATATTTATTGGCCGATACAGCTCAGAGCCTGTTGGAGATTACTTTGCAGGGACAAATCATGTGTTACCAACCAATAGCACGGCTCGTTTTGCAAGTGGCTTAAGTGTTGATGATTTTGTGAAAAAATCAAGTATTGTTTATTATAGCGGAAAAACATGGGAAGAAAATGCACCGAAAATTGCACGTCTAGCGCGTATGGAAGGCTTAGAGGGTCATGCGCGTGCAGTTGAATCACGCGGATGGGAGAAGGAATAG
- the hisF gene encoding imidazole glycerol phosphate synthase subunit HisF produces MLTKRIIPCLDVKEGRVVKGIQFESIRDAGDPVELAQFYDEQGADELVFLDISASHEGRQTMVDVVRQTAATLAIPFTVGGGIRTLDDMKRILRAGADKVSINTSALERPALIQEGSDFFGAQCIVVAIDARYSEVDGTWMVYTHGGRNKTAWSAIDWAKEAVRLGAGEILLTSMNQDGEKSGFDLALTKAVREAVTVPVIASGGAGHAEHFYEVLAQEVDADAALAASIFHYKETSVAQVKEYLREKGVAIR; encoded by the coding sequence ATGCTAACGAAACGTATTATCCCATGTCTTGATGTGAAGGAAGGTCGGGTTGTAAAGGGCATACAATTTGAATCTATTCGTGATGCAGGTGATCCAGTAGAGCTTGCGCAGTTCTATGATGAACAAGGGGCAGATGAGCTTGTCTTTCTAGATATTTCTGCTTCACATGAAGGTCGCCAAACGATGGTAGACGTTGTTCGTCAAACAGCTGCTACACTTGCCATTCCTTTTACAGTAGGTGGTGGTATTCGTACATTGGATGATATGAAACGTATTTTACGTGCGGGTGCTGATAAAGTATCAATCAATACTTCTGCTTTGGAGCGACCAGCCCTTATCCAAGAAGGCTCCGATTTCTTTGGTGCACAATGTATCGTAGTAGCAATTGATGCTCGCTATAGTGAAGTGGACGGCACGTGGATGGTTTATACACATGGTGGGCGTAACAAAACAGCTTGGTCGGCTATTGATTGGGCAAAGGAAGCTGTACGTTTAGGAGCAGGTGAAATTTTATTAACAAGCATGAATCAAGATGGAGAAAAGTCCGGTTTTGATTTAGCTTTAACAAAAGCGGTACGAGAGGCAGTAACAGTCCCGGTTATTGCTAGTGGTGGAGCAGGACATGCCGAGCATTTTTACGAAGTATTAGCACAAGAGGTAGATGCAGATGCTGCACTGGCAGCTTCGATCTTCCATTACAAGGAAACAAGCGTAGCACAAGTAAAAGAATACCTACGTGAAAAAGGAGTGGCAATAAGATGA
- a CDS encoding ATP phosphoribosyltransferase regulatory subunit — protein sequence MSSLKMFEKPLGMRDTFPQIYEKVEAVRHAGRDFLYKRGYEFIKTPAVEYFDTVGKASAIADAHLFKLVDSQGNTLVLRPDMTTPIARVATSKLLKEMIPLRLAYFASVFRAQEAEGGRPAEFDQMGIELIGDQSVFADAEVIVTAMELLKHFKLEEFKVTIGHAGILHCILQDYTESNEQQAILRALLVQRNYVGFEEAVESFDLPKAKTDALLQFIEEAMNVRDIRDIEKYVRKNDALEYMQQLAQLLEMADLAEHVTFDFTLSSHMSYYTGMLFEVFAVGSGFPLGNGGRYDGLLGVFGSKVGATGFSIRVDRLLETLNGESEKQQEATVVLFEEEQFEAALLKVKALRAAGKLATLQLRSSLVDEAAYLAYFTEVVVVGQEEIGSE from the coding sequence ATGTCTTCATTAAAAATGTTTGAAAAACCACTTGGAATGCGTGATACATTCCCGCAAATCTATGAGAAGGTTGAAGCCGTTAGACATGCAGGCAGAGACTTTTTATATAAAAGGGGTTATGAGTTTATTAAAACACCTGCTGTGGAATATTTCGATACGGTCGGGAAAGCTTCAGCGATAGCGGATGCTCATTTATTTAAATTGGTGGATAGTCAGGGGAACACACTAGTATTGCGACCAGATATGACAACGCCTATTGCTCGAGTAGCAACATCGAAATTATTGAAAGAAATGATTCCACTACGCCTTGCGTATTTCGCAAGTGTTTTTCGTGCTCAAGAAGCTGAGGGAGGAAGACCAGCAGAGTTCGACCAGATGGGGATTGAGTTAATAGGTGATCAATCCGTATTTGCTGATGCAGAAGTCATTGTTACAGCAATGGAGCTATTGAAGCATTTTAAATTAGAGGAATTTAAAGTGACAATTGGTCATGCAGGCATCCTTCATTGCATTTTACAAGATTACACAGAGAGTAACGAGCAACAAGCAATACTAAGAGCTTTGCTTGTCCAACGGAATTATGTAGGGTTTGAAGAAGCGGTGGAGTCATTTGATTTGCCAAAAGCTAAAACCGATGCTCTCCTCCAGTTTATAGAAGAAGCAATGAATGTAAGGGATATTCGGGATATTGAAAAATATGTACGTAAAAATGATGCGTTAGAGTATATGCAGCAGCTTGCTCAGCTACTAGAAATGGCTGACTTAGCTGAACATGTTACTTTTGATTTCACACTTTCGAGTCATATGAGCTATTACACTGGCATGCTTTTTGAAGTATTTGCGGTAGGGAGCGGTTTTCCGTTAGGGAATGGTGGCCGTTATGATGGCTTGCTAGGGGTATTTGGTTCAAAGGTTGGTGCGACAGGTTTTAGCATTCGAGTTGACCGATTATTAGAAACGTTAAATGGGGAGTCAGAGAAACAACAGGAAGCAACCGTTGTGCTCTTTGAGGAAGAACAATTCGAGGCAGCATTGTTAAAGGTCAAAGCATTGCGAGCAGCAGGGAAATTGGCTACTTTACAGTTACGTAGCAGCCTAGTAGATGAAGCAGCCTATTTAGCTTACTTTACTGAAGTGGTGGTTGTAGGACAGGAGGAAATTGGCAGTGAATGA
- the trxB gene encoding thioredoxin-disulfide reductase, whose amino-acid sequence MSEEKIYDVVIIGAGPAGMTAAVYTSRANLSTLMIERGIPGGQMANTEEVENYPGFDTILGPELSTKMFEHAKKFGAEYAYGDVTEIIDGEEYKTIKSGAKEYKTRAIIITTGAEYKKMGVPGEKELGGRGVSYCAVCDGAFFKQKNLVVVGGGDSAVEEGVYLTRFADKVTIVHRRDKLRAQKILQDRAFANDKIDFIWNATVKEINEANGKVGSVTLQSTVDGTESEFATDGVFVYIGMLPLTKPFESLGILNDAGYILTNDNMETTIPGIFAAGDVREKSLRQIVTATGDGSIAAQAVQHYVEELLEKINA is encoded by the coding sequence ATGTCGGAAGAAAAAATTTATGATGTAGTAATCATTGGTGCAGGTCCTGCAGGGATGACTGCTGCTGTCTATACATCTCGTGCAAATTTATCAACATTAATGATTGAACGTGGTATTCCTGGTGGGCAAATGGCTAACACAGAAGAAGTAGAAAATTACCCAGGTTTTGATACAATTTTAGGGCCAGAGCTTTCTACAAAAATGTTTGAGCACGCTAAAAAATTTGGTGCTGAATATGCCTACGGTGATGTAACAGAAATCATTGATGGTGAAGAATATAAAACCATTAAATCAGGTGCAAAAGAATATAAAACACGTGCCATTATCATTACAACAGGAGCAGAGTATAAAAAAATGGGTGTGCCAGGTGAAAAAGAACTTGGCGGCCGTGGCGTCAGCTACTGTGCAGTATGTGATGGGGCATTCTTTAAACAAAAAAATCTAGTCGTTGTAGGTGGAGGAGATTCAGCTGTTGAAGAGGGTGTTTATCTGACTCGCTTTGCTGATAAAGTCACAATTGTCCACCGTCGCGATAAATTACGTGCTCAAAAAATTCTGCAAGATCGTGCTTTTGCTAACGACAAAATTGATTTCATTTGGAATGCAACTGTAAAAGAAATTAATGAGGCTAATGGTAAAGTTGGTAGTGTAACACTACAATCAACTGTTGATGGTACAGAATCTGAATTTGCAACAGATGGTGTCTTTGTATACATTGGAATGTTACCTTTAACTAAACCATTTGAATCATTAGGTATTTTAAATGATGCTGGTTATATTTTGACAAATGACAATATGGAAACAACAATCCCAGGTATTTTTGCTGCTGGAGATGTTCGTGAAAAATCACTTCGTCAAATTGTCACAGCAACAGGTGATGGTAGTATTGCTGCACAAGCTGTACAGCATTATGTAGAAGAACTATTAGAAAAAATTAATGCCTAA
- the hisIE gene encoding bifunctional phosphoribosyl-AMP cyclohydrolase/phosphoribosyl-ATP diphosphatase HisIE gives MIENIQFDERGLVTAVVQDANTKEVLTVAYMNQESLAKTIQSGETWFYSRSRQELWHKGATSGHTQQVVSIKADCDQDALVVEVLPAGPACHNGTTSCFTEVIQQYDKVGSVDIISKLARVIEKREQEMPEGAYTTYLFDKGIDKICKKVGEEATEVVIGAKNRDAEEVKWEAADLLYHLLVLLQEQKVSIYDVLHVLEKRHEEK, from the coding sequence ATGATAGAGAACATCCAATTCGATGAGCGAGGTCTTGTTACAGCTGTTGTACAAGATGCCAATACAAAAGAAGTGCTAACGGTAGCTTATATGAATCAAGAGTCATTGGCTAAAACAATTCAATCAGGAGAAACTTGGTTTTATTCTCGTTCGCGCCAAGAGCTTTGGCATAAAGGGGCTACAAGTGGTCATACGCAACAAGTAGTATCCATAAAGGCAGACTGTGATCAAGATGCCTTAGTGGTGGAAGTTCTACCAGCTGGACCAGCCTGTCATAACGGTACAACTTCTTGCTTTACGGAGGTTATTCAACAATATGATAAGGTAGGCTCCGTGGACATTATCTCTAAACTTGCACGTGTGATTGAAAAGCGTGAGCAGGAAATGCCAGAGGGAGCATATACTACATATTTATTTGATAAGGGTATTGATAAAATCTGTAAAAAGGTTGGAGAAGAAGCGACGGAGGTTGTCATAGGGGCTAAAAATCGAGATGCTGAGGAAGTAAAATGGGAGGCAGCTGATCTGCTGTATCACCTTCTCGTTTTACTGCAAGAACAAAAGGTAAGTATTTATGATGTACTACATGTGTTGGAAAAACGTCACGAGGAGAAATAA
- the rapZ gene encoding RNase adapter RapZ: MTVVVESQQSTHELVIITGMSGAGKTVAIQSFEDLGYYCIDNLPPALLTTFLTLLRDSGKNSTRIAAVMDMRGGDFFDALIGALDHILKEGDIVARILFLDADDATLVRRYKETRRAHPLAVNGLPLDGIKHERALLSEVKGRANFVYNTSNMKPKQLRERIVKEFASDADTIFTVNIMSFGFKHGMPIDADLVFDVRFLKNPYYVEELRPKTGLQTEVSSYVLALEDTQILIQKLTDLLDFMIPLYRQEGKSQLVIAFGCTGGQHRSVTLAEFFGAYFAGKENTVITHRDINRRKE; this comes from the coding sequence ATGACAGTGGTGGTTGAAAGCCAACAAAGTACACATGAATTGGTTATTATTACAGGAATGTCTGGAGCTGGAAAGACAGTGGCTATTCAAAGCTTTGAGGATTTAGGGTATTACTGTATTGATAATTTACCACCTGCGTTACTTACAACTTTTTTAACTCTGCTAAGAGATTCTGGTAAAAATAGTACGCGTATCGCGGCGGTAATGGATATGCGTGGTGGCGATTTTTTTGATGCTCTAATTGGCGCATTAGACCATATACTAAAAGAAGGCGATATTGTAGCTCGTATTTTATTTTTAGATGCAGACGATGCCACATTAGTCAGACGCTATAAAGAAACAAGGCGTGCCCATCCATTAGCAGTAAATGGTTTACCATTAGATGGAATCAAACATGAACGTGCACTCTTATCTGAAGTAAAAGGCCGTGCTAATTTCGTTTATAACACATCTAACATGAAGCCAAAGCAACTGCGCGAAAGAATTGTCAAAGAATTTGCTAGTGATGCAGATACTATTTTTACTGTTAACATCATGTCCTTTGGCTTTAAGCATGGTATGCCCATTGATGCTGATTTAGTATTCGATGTGCGTTTTCTTAAAAATCCATATTATGTGGAGGAACTGCGTCCTAAAACGGGTCTTCAAACAGAGGTATCCTCTTATGTTTTAGCTTTGGAAGATACACAAATACTCATCCAAAAACTAACGGATTTATTAGACTTTATGATTCCTCTTTATCGACAAGAAGGTAAATCTCAACTTGTCATTGCTTTCGGTTGTACTGGGGGGCAGCATCGCTCAGTGACGTTAGCAGAATTTTTTGGTGCCTATTTTGCAGGCAAGGAAAATACGGTTATTACGCATCGGGATATTAATCGTAGAAAGGAATGA
- the hisH gene encoding imidazole glycerol phosphate synthase subunit HisH: protein MKIGVIDYGMGNLFSVEQALKRLGCEVVVSADEKMLDTTDALLLPGVGAFPDARKRLAETKLDCYLQKAYSENRPLLGICLGMQLLFEQSDEVTPTKGLGFFKGCITRFTGMTEDQLYRVPHMGWNELILTNQPAWLNNEIAAKHVYFVHSYYAKNIEESELVAYADYYGMKVPGIVTNGSVTGMQFHPEKSGELGIYLLEQWLKGVKVC from the coding sequence GTGAAAATAGGCGTGATTGATTATGGTATGGGTAATTTATTTAGTGTAGAACAGGCATTAAAGCGACTAGGTTGTGAGGTTGTTGTGTCTGCTGATGAAAAGATGCTAGATACGACAGATGCGCTTTTATTACCAGGAGTTGGCGCATTCCCTGATGCTAGAAAGCGATTAGCAGAAACAAAGCTAGATTGTTATTTACAAAAGGCGTATAGCGAAAATCGCCCCTTATTGGGAATTTGTCTAGGCATGCAATTATTATTTGAGCAAAGTGATGAAGTAACGCCAACAAAAGGGTTAGGATTTTTTAAAGGGTGTATTACCCGCTTTACCGGTATGACAGAAGACCAGCTATACCGGGTGCCACATATGGGGTGGAATGAGCTGATATTAACGAATCAGCCGGCATGGTTGAACAATGAAATAGCAGCGAAGCATGTTTATTTTGTTCATTCCTATTATGCAAAAAATATAGAGGAATCAGAGCTTGTTGCCTATGCAGATTATTATGGCATGAAAGTGCCAGGTATTGTGACAAATGGTTCCGTGACAGGCATGCAATTTCACCCTGAAAAGTCAGGGGAACTAGGTATTTATTTATTAGAGCAATGGCTGAAAGGTGTGAAAGTATGCTAA
- the hisB gene encoding imidazoleglycerol-phosphate dehydratase HisB, which produces MVEKKRYAKVERTTNETQITVAIDLDGEGQATIQTGVGFMDHMLDLFIKHGLFNGTIQANGDTYIDDHHTTEDLGIVLGQAIREALGDKKGIKRYGTAFVPMDDALAQVVVDCSNRPHLEYRVPPLKEKVGTFDTELVHEFLWKFALEARMNVHVIVPYGNNTHHIIEAIFKALARAIDAAVEIDPRVKGVPSTKGLLT; this is translated from the coding sequence ATGGTAGAAAAGAAACGATATGCAAAAGTAGAACGTACCACAAATGAAACGCAAATTACAGTAGCAATTGATTTAGATGGTGAAGGCCAAGCAACTATTCAAACAGGTGTTGGATTTATGGACCATATGTTAGATTTATTTATCAAGCATGGACTATTTAATGGAACCATCCAAGCGAATGGTGATACTTACATCGACGATCATCATACAACAGAAGATCTTGGTATTGTCTTAGGCCAAGCTATTCGTGAAGCACTTGGTGATAAAAAAGGTATTAAACGCTATGGTACAGCATTTGTGCCGATGGATGACGCACTAGCACAGGTTGTAGTAGATTGCTCCAATCGACCACATTTAGAGTATCGAGTGCCACCATTAAAAGAAAAAGTAGGGACGTTTGATACAGAGTTAGTGCATGAATTTTTATGGAAATTTGCGCTAGAAGCACGTATGAATGTTCACGTTATAGTACCTTATGGAAACAATACACATCATATTATTGAGGCAATTTTCAAAGCACTAGCACGTGCTATTGATGCTGCAGTAGAAATTGATCCACGTGTTAAAGGTGTACCATCGACTAAGGGGCTGTTAACGTGA
- a CDS encoding acyltransferase, producing MARKTERYRVEGANSLWNIYDTVSFWKVMKCFIVIQIGRFTPFLRVKNWLYRTFLNMTIGERTSLALMVMPDTMFPERIFIGENTVIGFNTTILAHEYLIEEYRLGDVHIGNEVMIGANSTILPGVTIGDGAIVSAASLVHKDVPAGCLAGGNPMRIIYTAEQMAERKRNEVVEWSTPQK from the coding sequence ATGGCGCGTAAAACAGAACGTTACCGTGTTGAAGGAGCTAATTCGCTTTGGAATATTTATGACACGGTGTCCTTTTGGAAGGTGATGAAGTGTTTCATTGTCATTCAAATCGGACGCTTCACACCATTTTTACGTGTGAAAAACTGGTTATATCGTACATTTTTAAATATGACAATTGGCGAGCGAACTTCATTAGCGTTGATGGTTATGCCAGACACTATGTTTCCTGAACGTATTTTCATTGGAGAAAATACGGTAATTGGTTTTAATACGACCATTTTAGCGCATGAATATTTAATAGAAGAATACCGTTTAGGTGATGTTCATATTGGTAATGAAGTCATGATTGGAGCAAATTCAACGATTTTACCTGGTGTAACAATTGGAGATGGTGCTATTGTTTCAGCCGCCTCCCTCGTACATAAGGATGTACCAGCAGGTTGTTTAGCAGGAGGAAACCCTATGAGAATTATTTATACTGCTGAACAAATGGCAGAGCGTAAGCGTAATGAAGTTGTAGAGTGGAGTACGCCACAAAAGTAG
- a CDS encoding NUDIX hydrolase: protein MQRIANLIAVKDGKVLLLQKPRRGWYVAPGGKMESGESIFEAAVREFQEETNVTPLNVHLKGVYTMIIKENNDVVDEWMLYTFVAKDVEGIPFEETREGKLAWHPVEDLAHLPMAEGDRTNLQFAVSQTGIQYGTFDYTTNFELLHQKIQISKEQ from the coding sequence ATGCAAAGAATTGCAAATTTAATTGCCGTAAAAGACGGTAAAGTATTATTACTTCAGAAACCAAGACGAGGCTGGTATGTTGCTCCAGGAGGCAAAATGGAGAGCGGTGAGTCTATCTTTGAGGCTGCTGTCCGTGAGTTTCAAGAAGAGACAAATGTTACACCTTTGAATGTTCATTTAAAGGGTGTTTATACAATGATCATTAAAGAAAACAATGATGTTGTGGACGAATGGATGCTCTATACATTTGTTGCAAAGGATGTAGAAGGTATACCATTTGAAGAAACGAGAGAAGGCAAGCTTGCATGGCACCCAGTTGAGGATTTAGCACATTTGCCAATGGCTGAAGGAGATCGAACTAATTTACAATTTGCCGTTTCACAAACAGGTATTCAATATGGCACGTTTGACTATACAACGAATTTTGAATTACTTCATCAGAAAATACAAATATCAAAAGAACAATAA
- a CDS encoding tetratricopeptide repeat protein — translation MEKKRQNETQSNIVSFIPTGDYYYKKSIQAMNSGQMNKAYKYLQRAVDLSPDDPMINLQLAIVELEGQRFEEAYDLLRHAYQIDPDNPEIIFYMAEVSGCVGIMHDAKRFAEEYLKLEPEGAYADEAAEILEFVAFEQDDLEELEGSGEDLYRQEQARRCMEKGDFPEAINILEDLIEDRPAFWSAYNNLALAYFYVGEEEQAKALLHTVLRENKGNLHALCNLTVIAYYEKNEEDLQALLNVLVKIQPYTWEHRYKLGATLALIGQYELAYKWLRSMQKRGYVGDAGFYFWLSHAAYFSDHVEISKSAWDQLLELDPDKEGFEPWRQQENEFALDALEHDRDFIVEKLESSYTSERIFGLFLLKGTAHKQEIIAHPKWVNIEQLGSFEKLFLAYALGHEFDKKNKVEASFLRAVHVSEILLEQYGKLSSLIVPMFQMWFVLCEQALVQNYRFTNPAAIAGANDYLFKSSQMLKVTKKEIAQQYGVSVSTLTKYIDEILTFLPDSHN, via the coding sequence TTGGAAAAGAAACGTCAAAATGAGACTCAATCGAATATAGTGTCGTTCATTCCAACAGGCGACTATTATTATAAAAAATCAATTCAAGCTATGAACAGTGGTCAAATGAATAAGGCTTATAAATATTTACAGCGTGCGGTAGATTTAAGTCCTGATGATCCAATGATTAACTTGCAGCTAGCCATAGTAGAGTTAGAGGGTCAACGTTTTGAGGAAGCGTATGATCTGCTTCGTCATGCTTATCAAATTGATCCAGATAATCCTGAAATCATATTTTATATGGCAGAGGTATCTGGGTGTGTAGGCATAATGCATGATGCTAAACGCTTTGCGGAAGAATACTTAAAGTTAGAGCCAGAAGGTGCTTATGCGGATGAGGCAGCAGAAATATTAGAATTCGTCGCTTTTGAGCAGGACGATTTAGAAGAACTTGAAGGCTCAGGTGAGGATTTATATCGCCAGGAGCAGGCTCGTCGTTGTATGGAAAAGGGAGATTTCCCAGAAGCTATTAATATTTTAGAAGATTTAATTGAAGATCGCCCAGCATTTTGGTCTGCCTATAATAATTTAGCGCTCGCTTATTTTTATGTTGGAGAAGAAGAACAAGCAAAAGCTCTCTTACATACAGTGCTACGTGAAAATAAGGGCAACTTACATGCGCTATGTAATTTAACGGTGATTGCGTATTATGAAAAGAATGAAGAAGACTTACAAGCGCTATTAAATGTGCTTGTTAAAATTCAGCCTTATACATGGGAGCATCGTTATAAGCTTGGAGCGACATTAGCCTTAATAGGGCAATACGAATTAGCCTATAAGTGGTTACGCAGTATGCAAAAGAGAGGCTATGTTGGAGATGCAGGTTTTTACTTTTGGTTATCCCATGCTGCATATTTCTCAGATCATGTGGAGATTTCGAAAAGTGCTTGGGATCAGCTTCTAGAGCTAGATCCAGACAAAGAAGGCTTTGAGCCATGGCGCCAACAGGAGAATGAATTTGCTCTGGATGCCTTGGAGCATGATCGTGATTTTATTGTTGAAAAATTAGAAAGTTCTTATACAAGTGAACGTATTTTTGGGTTGTTTTTATTGAAAGGAACTGCCCATAAGCAAGAAATTATCGCCCATCCGAAATGGGTCAATATTGAACAATTAGGCTCATTCGAGAAGTTATTTTTGGCTTACGCACTGGGTCATGAATTTGATAAGAAAAATAAAGTAGAAGCAAGCTTTTTACGTGCAGTCCATGTGTCAGAAATTTTATTAGAACAGTATGGAAAGCTATCATCACTGATTGTTCCAATGTTTCAGATGTGGTTTGTACTTTGTGAACAAGCTTTAGTACAAAATTATCGTTTTACTAATCCTGCAGCGATTGCGGGAGCAAATGACTATTTGTTTAAATCTTCACAGATGCTCAAAGTAACAAAAAAAGAAATAGCTCAACAATATGGGGTTTCTGTTTCCACTTTAACGAAGTATATTGATGAAATCTTAACATTTTTACCTGATAGTCATAATTAG